A single genomic interval of Bacteroidales bacterium harbors:
- a CDS encoding glycosyltransferase encodes MKINIFYKINKGPYGGGNQFLKALRDYFISINVYEENSANADIILFNSHHNFSELIKFKQKHPEKIFVHRIDGPVTFIRKNDTQTDRLIYKINNIIADASIFQSDWSKQKNYELGIKKKKFESIIINAPNPLIFNNQKKTSFNKNSKVRLIATSWSHNLIKGFEVYKWLDESLDFSKYEMTFCGNSPFKFRNIRHIKPLPSTKLAKELKKHDIFITASQKDPCSNSLIEALHCGLPAIVLNDGGHPEIIKKGGVVFNNKEEIPQLIEIIIADYDFYSSIINLPNMTETGKKYFDFIKSVVEQKEGFKKLNISDMFSIYLQILNYKVLSKINR; translated from the coding sequence ATGAAAATAAACATTTTTTATAAAATAAATAAAGGTCCTTACGGAGGCGGGAATCAATTTTTAAAAGCTTTACGTGATTACTTTATAAGCATAAATGTTTATGAAGAAAATTCTGCAAATGCCGACATTATATTGTTTAACAGTCATCATAACTTCTCTGAACTTATTAAATTTAAACAAAAACATCCCGAAAAAATCTTTGTCCACCGTATTGACGGACCCGTAACATTTATCCGTAAAAACGATACACAAACCGACCGTTTAATTTATAAAATAAACAACATCATTGCCGATGCAAGTATTTTTCAATCTGATTGGTCAAAACAAAAAAATTACGAACTCGGTATAAAGAAAAAGAAATTTGAAAGTATTATCATAAATGCTCCCAACCCGCTTATATTCAACAATCAAAAAAAAACATCTTTCAATAAAAACAGCAAAGTAAGATTGATTGCAACAAGTTGGTCACACAATCTTATTAAAGGTTTTGAGGTTTACAAATGGCTTGACGAAAGTCTTGATTTCTCAAAATACGAAATGACCTTTTGCGGTAATTCGCCTTTCAAATTTAGAAATATCAGACATATTAAGCCTTTACCAAGCACAAAACTTGCCAAGGAACTAAAAAAACACGATATTTTTATTACTGCATCACAAAAAGACCCTTGTTCTAACTCGTTAATCGAAGCATTACATTGCGGATTACCGGCAATAGTCTTGAACGACGGCGGACATCCCGAAATTATAAAAAAAGGCGGAGTAGTTTTTAACAACAAAGAAGAAATTCCGCAACTCATTGAAATAATTATAGCCGACTACGATTTTTACTCCTCAATTATCAATTTACCGAATATGACAGAAACCGGAAAAAAATATTTTGATTTTATAAAATCTGTCGTTGAGCAAAAAGAAGGGTTTAAAAAACTCAATATTTCGGATATGTTTAGCATTTATTTACAAATCTTAAACTATAAAGTATTAAGCAAAATAAACAGATGA